In one Scomber japonicus isolate fScoJap1 chromosome 6, fScoJap1.pri, whole genome shotgun sequence genomic region, the following are encoded:
- the lrfn1 gene encoding leucine-rich repeat and fibronectin type III domain-containing protein 1 has translation MDRLVLCVLLCAALVKGYSCPGRCICQHLSPTLTLLCAKTGLLFVPPSIDRKTVELRLTDNFITIIRRKDFFNMTSLVHLTLSRNTISQITPHAFVGLRSLRALHMDGNRLSVIKSDHFKGLINLRHLILGNNQIHQVAQTSFDEFVSTIEDLDLSNNNLRGLPWEAIARMTNINTLTLDHNLIDHIGAGTFTLLTKLVRLDMTSNRLQKLPPDSLFQHAQVLSDAKGSTSSTLAVSFGGNPLHCNCELLWLRRLTREDDLETCASPEHLMDKYFWSIQEEEFICDPPLITKHLVSKPYVMEGQGVTLKCKAVGDPDPDIHWRSPDGKLVHNNSRTILYDNGTLDILITTLKDSGAFNCVASNAAGIATAAVEINMIPLPLFVNNTGHMREDPGLSDITTSSKSGNDTKGYDKQDRRVMVNELTSSSAVIRWPSERHIPGIRMYQIQYNSTADDTLVYRMIPSTSKNFLINDLAAGREYDLCVLAVYDDGITSLTATRVVGCVQFHTASEVSQCRFMHSQFLGGTMIIIIGGIIVASVLVFIIILMIRYKAYSSPEDSKTKVSSSMHSQTNGSQQRLQRSISKQPSDEGQREPEAPKECMALVLRVDNEKKEDPAATTAILEVELPPLSVDKMKRRTSLDAQCSGPPSEDTQTDSSLTGSTMSLCLIGPNAGTNEAPRLKDKKSALANMGLLPNELARTRHRFSFDGGDYSIFQSHSYPRRARTRWHKSTNQLNVESSPLANRRVTFSSTEWMLESTV, from the exons ATGGACCGGCTGGTTCTGTGCGTGCTGCTGTGTGCAGCTCTGGTGAAGGGATACAGCTGTCCTGGCCGCTGCATCTGCCAGCACCTCTCCCCCACCCTGACCCTGCTCTGTGCTAAGACTGGCCTGTTGTTTGTGCCCCCCAGCATTGACCGCAAGACCGTTGAGCTGCGGCTCACTGACAACTTCATAACCATCATCCGTAGGAAAGACTTTTTCAACATGACTAGTTTGGTCCACCTCACCCTGTCCCGCAACACTATTAGCCAGATCACCCCTCATGCCTTTGTTGGCCTAAGATCTCTGCGGGCACTCCACATGGATGGAAACCGCCTCAGTGTTATAAAGAGCGACCACTTTAAAGGCCTGATCAACCTGCGCCACCTCATTCTTGGAAACAACCAGATCCACCAAGTGGCCCAGACCTcctttgatgaatttgtttccACCATCGAGGACTTGGACCTTTCCAATAACAACCTGCGCGGCCTGCCTTGGGAAGCCATAGCCAGAATGACTAATattaacacactcacactggaCCACAACCTAATTGACCACATTGGAGCAGGGACTTTCACGCTGCTAACCAAGCTGGTCCGTCTGGACATGACCTCCAACAGGCTGCAGAAGTTGCCACCTGACAGCCTGTTCCAGCACGCTCAGGTCCTTTCTGATGCCAAaggctccacctcctccactctGGCTGTGAGCTTTGGTGGAAATCCGCTTCACTGCAACTGTGAGCTGCTGTGGCTGCGCAGGCTGACCAGAGAAGATGATCTGGAGACTTGCGCCTCACCAGAGCACCTAATGGACAAATACTTTTGGTCCATCCAAGAGGAGGAGTTTATCTGTGATCCTCCACTGATCACCAAGCATCTTGTCAGTAAGCCGTATGTGATGGAAGGGCAGGGGGTGACTCTTAAATGCAAAGCTGTGGGTGATCCAGACCCAGACATTCACTGGCGGTCACCAGACGGCAAGCTGGTGCATAATAATTCTCGCACTATATTGTATGATAATGGCACTCTTGATATTCTCATCACCACTCTGAAGGACAGCGGGGCTTTTAATTGTGTGGCGTCCAATGCCGCAGGCATTGCCACAGCTGCTGTTGAGATCAACATGATCCCCCTACCACTGTTTGTTAACAACACAGGCCACATGCGTGAGGACCCAGGACTCTCAGACATCACCACCTCTTCCAAATCTGGCAATGACACCAAGGGCTACGACAAGCAGGACAGGAGGGTGATGGTCAATGAGCTGACCTCTTCCTCCGCTGTGATCCGTTGGCCATCTGAGCGTCATATTCCCGGCATCAGAATGTACCAGATTCAGTACAACAGCACAGCAGATGACACTTTGGTGTACAG AATGATCCCATCTACCAGCAAGAACTTCTTAATCAATGATCTGGCCGCAGGGCGAGAGTATGACCTTTGTGTGCTGGCGGTTTACGACGATGGCATCACATCATTAACAGCCACACGTGTGGTTGGCTGCGTGCAGTTCCACACGGCCAGCGAGGTCAGCCAGTGCCGCTTCATGCACAGTCAGTTCCTGGGAGGCACTATGATCATCATTATTGGTGGTATAATTGTTGCTTCAGTGCTGgtgttcatcatcatcctgaTGATTCGCTACAAGGCCTACAGCAGCCCAGAGGACAGCAAAACCAAGGTCAGCTCCAGCATGCACTCCCAGACCAATGGCAGCCAGCAGAGGCTGCAGCGCTCCATCTCCAAACAGCCTTCTGATGAGGGCCAGCGTGAGCCTGAGGCGCCCAAAGAGTGCATGGCGCTGGTGTTGAGGGTGGACAACGAGAAGAAAGAGGATCCAGCTGCCACCACTGCCATCCTGGAGGTGGAGCTGCCTCCTCTGTCTGTAGacaagatgaagagaagaacCAGCCTGGATGCACAATGCTCCGGCCCCCCATCTGAGGACACGCAGACGGACAGTAGTCTGACAGGCTCCACCATGTCCCTGTGTCTCATAGGCCCGAACGCTGGCACCAATGAGGCTCCGAGGCTCAAGGACAAGAAAAGTGCCCTGGCCAACATGGGATTACTCCCTAATGAGCTGGCACGAACTAGGCACAGATTCTCTTTTGACGGAGGGGATTACTCCATATTTCAGAGTCATAGTTACCCACGCAGAGCGAGGACGAGGTGGCACAAGTCCACCAACCAGCTCAACGTGGAGTCATCACCGCTCGCCAACAGGAGAGTTACATTCAGCAGCACTGAGTGGATGCTTGAGAGCACAGTCTGA
- the nkapd1 gene encoding NKAP domain containing 1, whose protein sequence is MSKQPLGKTLLRNVIRHTDAHNKIQEEMEMWKMRGWEVKGPNHKHSAATECVRGSMHCDRVSDESRDQRRSRERASEHDDREARYWTRKLYEFEANDPDRWGHSGFKELYPDEFISDSEKNSSSKKMGRHKMKKSKSETSLSKHKKFSQKKKKKKKKKDEGGKRKKDESSSSSDDSSAAKDKQRRKRTKSRHKNKKASKNRGREEDSSSGDSDDHHNRERERQTHSRKRRKQDSHKDSGLDSKKKRRKNWKAVGEESSDDTSGD, encoded by the exons ATGTCAAAGCAGCCGCTGGGAAAGACGCTGTTGAGGAATGTAATCCGCCACACGGACGCTCACAacaag ATCCAGGAAGAGATGGAGATGTGGAAAATGCGAGGCTGGGAGGTCAAAGGGCCCAACCACAAACATTCGGCAGCTACAGAGTGTGTAAG GGGGTCGATGCACTGCGATCGTGTGTCGGATGAATCTAGAGACCAGAGGCGAAGCAGGGAGAGGGCCTCGGAGCATGATGACAGAGAGGCTCGATACTGGACCCGTAAGCTGTATGAATTTGAGGCCAATGATCCTGACAG ATGGGGACATAGTGGCTTCAAGGAGCTTTATCCTGATGAGTTTATAAGTGACAG tgaaaaaaacagCTCCTCAAAGAAGATGGGGCGACACAAAATGAAGAAGTCCAAGTCAGAAACAAGCTTATCTAAACACAAAAAATTCtctcaaaagaagaaaaagaaaaagaagaagaaagatgaggGAGGAAAGCGAAAGAAAGACGAGAGCTCAAGCAGCAGTGACGACAGCAGCGCGGCCAAAGacaagcagaggaggaaaagaacgAAAAGTCgacataaaaacaagaaagcatcaaaaaacagagggagggaggaggacagcAGCTCAGGGGACAGTGATGATCATcacaacagagaaagagagagacagacacacagtcgCAAAAGACGAAAGCAGGACTCCCACAAAGACTCAGGTTTAGACtcaaaaaagaagaggaggaaaaactggAAAGCAGTTGGTGAGGAGAGCTCAGATGATACCTCTGGAGACTGA